From Calothrix sp. PCC 6303, a single genomic window includes:
- a CDS encoding PAS domain-containing protein, translated as MSTGILRILNLPGWNYKISHEGISILAPTKQDATYLAQGYGEALSETAAKINGKVRIKWRGCKNPIEFFGWMTSAAMPTPSETAERILYSGGSVFCSQLHIPAELLYRMVNAAENERPISIVRQDTRKQIIVNQAMADMLQTPPEVATQRVMTQFWLPEDLDELESKLHNDGRFTWTYAAGLNEQTWAILTTQFEAFEAEGVWYRQGTCLSTPQIVPIPEGAFAPA; from the coding sequence ATGAGCACAGGTATTCTTAGGATACTAAATCTGCCCGGATGGAACTACAAGATCTCTCACGAAGGAATTTCCATTCTCGCGCCCACAAAGCAAGATGCAACTTATCTTGCTCAGGGCTACGGAGAAGCCCTAAGTGAAACTGCGGCAAAAATTAATGGAAAGGTAAGAATTAAATGGAGGGGTTGCAAAAACCCCATTGAATTCTTCGGCTGGATGACATCGGCAGCAATGCCTACACCATCAGAAACCGCCGAGAGAATCCTGTATTCTGGAGGTTCAGTTTTCTGTAGTCAGTTACATATACCCGCCGAGTTACTATATCGGATGGTTAACGCTGCCGAAAATGAACGTCCCATCAGCATAGTCAGACAGGACACTCGTAAGCAAATCATTGTCAATCAGGCGATGGCTGATATGTTACAAACACCTCCAGAGGTGGCAACACAAAGGGTAATGACTCAGTTTTGGCTACCTGAGGACTTAGACGAATTAGAAAGTAAGCTCCACAATGATGGACGCTTCACTTGGACTTATGCGGCTGGCTTGAATGAACAAACTTGGGCAATTCTTACCACCCAGTTTGAAGCATTCGAGGCGGAAGGTGTGTGGTATCGGCAGGGAACCTGCCTATCTACTCCTCAGATTGTGCCAATTCCAGAGGGAGCCTTTGCTCCAGCTTAA
- a CDS encoding ribbon-helix-helix domain-containing protein: MSDRRRSEDYKQVSGYIPIDLAREFKSLCAREGISQSDALEEMTREWIARINGSAAIAKPVPMETIADVVTANIAKLKRCGVKNLQAIAKGEVLPTPGDFAIITSALGIPEEERKIIWQKTFKISVFSDSGSVNVYNNSGSIKGYEHRYS, translated from the coding sequence ATGTCTGATAGAAGGCGTTCTGAAGATTACAAACAAGTTAGTGGTTACATACCCATTGATTTAGCGCGGGAGTTCAAAAGTCTATGCGCTCGTGAGGGTATTTCCCAGAGTGATGCATTGGAAGAAATGACTCGTGAGTGGATAGCCAGAATCAATGGCTCTGCGGCTATAGCCAAACCCGTGCCGATGGAAACAATTGCCGATGTGGTGACAGCTAATATTGCCAAACTCAAGCGCTGCGGGGTGAAGAATCTGCAAGCGATCGCAAAAGGGGAAGTACTGCCAACACCTGGTGATTTTGCAATCATTACATCTGCTTTAGGTATTCCGGAGGAGGAGCGAAAAATAATTTGGCAAAAAACTTTCAAAATTTCCGTGTTTTCCGATTCTGGCAGTGTAAATGTATATAACAACTCTGGAAGTATAAAAGGATATGAGCACAGGTATTCTTAG
- a CDS encoding CTB family bacteriocin — MLNGIKSEAIELSADELDVVAGGATGLSEFGNFFAESNQINSLFKVGASGTESLTQVVNQKVSSSAGKSVFAG, encoded by the coding sequence ATGTTAAACGGAATCAAAAGCGAAGCAATCGAACTTTCCGCTGATGAACTAGATGTAGTTGCAGGTGGTGCAACTGGTTTAAGCGAATTCGGCAACTTCTTCGCAGAAAGCAACCAAATTAACTCATTATTTAAAGTTGGTGCTAGTGGAACAGAGTCTTTAACTCAAGTTGTTAACCAAAAAGTTTCATCTAGTGCTGGTAAATCAGTTTTCGCTGGTTAA
- a CDS encoding CTB family bacteriocin: protein MSHEIKNEAIELSADELDVVAGGATGLSEFGNFFAESNQINSLFKVGASGTESLTQVVNQKVSSSAGKSVFAG, encoded by the coding sequence ATGTCACACGAAATCAAAAACGAAGCAATCGAACTTTCCGCTGATGAACTAGATGTAGTTGCAGGTGGTGCAACTGGTTTAAGCGAATTCGGCAACTTCTTCGCAGAAAGCAACCAAATTAACTCATTATTTAAAGTTGGTGCTAGTGGAACAGAGTCTTTAACTCAAGTTGTTAACCAAAAAGTTTCATCTAGTGCTGGTAAATCAGTTTTCGCTGGTTAA
- a CDS encoding CTB family bacteriocin, translated as MSHEIKNEAIELSADELDVVAGGATGLSEFGNFFAESNQINSLFKVGGGGTESLTQVVNQKVSSSAGKSVFAG; from the coding sequence ATGTCACACGAAATCAAAAACGAAGCAATCGAACTTTCCGCTGATGAACTAGATGTAGTTGCAGGTGGTGCAACTGGTTTAAGCGAATTCGGCAACTTCTTTGCAGAAAGCAACCAAATTAATTCATTATTTAAAGTTGGTGGTGGTGGAACAGAGTCTTTAACTCAAGTTGTTAACCAAAAAGTTTCATCTAGTGCTGGTAAATCAGTTTTCGCTGGTTAA
- a CDS encoding DUF3536 domain-containing protein, with product MNSAAKLPATTGFDLTLPDTSTPEPLKPAAGVYVTVHGHFYQPPRENPYLDAIERQPGAAPFHDWNERIHHECYRPNAFARVLNNRGELLGIVNNYEYMSFNIGPTLMSWLERHDVEVYQRILEADRKSCERLNGHGNAIAQVYNHIIMPLANERDKYTQIRWGKADFKSRFGRDPEGMWLAETAVDYATLEALVAEGIKFIVLAPSQAQRCRFLPNNENSDPEWHEVGGSQIDPTRPYRCYLKDGSRNSYIDIFFYDGPISRDMGFSDVVFNSNHFAGRIAAAIRGDHRPAQLISVATDGETFGHHKAGTEKTLAYAFIGEFPRQGWTVTNFAHYLSINQPTWEVEIKPVTAWSCAHGVDRWQDDCGCGGAPGWHLKWRRPLRDALNWLRDQLTQVYEKHGKLFFRDPWLARDEYIDVMRDRTPENVRRFLQTHQIHKLSASEQVDALRLLEMQRHALLMFTSCGWFFEEISRPEGTQILRYAARALELAGDVAGLQLEKSFIKRLALAPSNIESFGNAAEVYHQLVLTAQVSFRQVAGHYAIASLFNGHHSATDNQKHVYCYTATEQDYHLERMGSLTLAVGHLTLVSEITWEKEDLVFAVLHLGGWDFHCCIQPFEGRRSYSQIREQLFTALQQASAAHVIVVMTQLFGEQSFSLQNLFAEERHRLMRLLSQETLTRLDQLYTQTYRDNYGIIMAFHRDGLAAPQELQVAAEIALGQRCMAILKALEQEITEPVASGNHLSELEALATEAKHLQCKIDTSIIKKIFEQLIMRSLWQLLHDSHDDLAADIKRLERLISVGHQLNLGVTLERSQELYFHHLHHRILPECAHAVTHQQDTSKYQQLLQMGQTLAVDVTPWLNKLTLSK from the coding sequence ATGAATTCTGCTGCTAAGTTGCCAGCTACCACTGGTTTTGACTTGACATTGCCAGACACTTCTACACCCGAACCCTTAAAACCGGCTGCGGGTGTTTATGTCACGGTACATGGACATTTTTACCAACCACCACGGGAAAATCCATATTTAGATGCCATTGAACGTCAACCTGGTGCTGCACCATTTCACGATTGGAATGAGCGTATTCATCACGAGTGTTATCGTCCAAATGCCTTTGCGCGGGTGTTAAACAACCGGGGTGAATTGCTGGGGATCGTAAATAATTACGAATACATGAGTTTTAATATTGGTCCAACGCTGATGTCATGGTTGGAAAGACATGATGTTGAAGTGTATCAGCGGATATTGGAAGCAGATCGTAAAAGCTGTGAAAGATTGAACGGACATGGAAACGCGATCGCGCAAGTATACAATCATATAATTATGCCGTTGGCGAATGAGCGGGATAAATACACGCAGATTCGCTGGGGGAAAGCAGACTTCAAATCCAGATTTGGACGTGATCCCGAAGGTATGTGGCTGGCAGAAACAGCCGTAGACTATGCAACCTTAGAGGCTTTGGTAGCTGAGGGGATCAAGTTTATTGTTTTAGCACCATCCCAAGCACAGCGTTGTCGATTCCTACCAAACAATGAAAATAGTGATCCCGAATGGCATGAAGTGGGAGGAAGTCAAATTGATCCCACCCGTCCCTATCGTTGCTATCTCAAAGACGGTTCTCGCAACTCCTACATAGATATCTTTTTCTACGATGGTCCAATTTCCCGTGATATGGGCTTTAGTGATGTCGTGTTCAACTCGAACCATTTTGCTGGGAGAATTGCCGCAGCTATCCGTGGGGATCACCGTCCTGCACAGTTAATTTCGGTAGCAACCGATGGTGAAACCTTTGGACATCACAAAGCTGGAACTGAAAAAACCCTCGCTTATGCCTTCATTGGGGAATTTCCCCGTCAAGGTTGGACTGTAACTAACTTTGCCCATTACCTCAGCATCAATCAACCAACTTGGGAAGTGGAAATTAAACCTGTCACCGCTTGGAGTTGCGCCCACGGTGTAGATAGATGGCAAGATGATTGTGGTTGTGGTGGTGCGCCAGGATGGCATTTAAAATGGCGTAGACCATTGCGGGATGCCCTAAATTGGTTACGGGATCAACTAACTCAGGTGTATGAAAAGCATGGGAAATTATTTTTCCGTGATCCTTGGCTAGCCCGCGACGAGTATATTGATGTAATGCGCGATCGCACTCCGGAAAATGTCCGCCGTTTTCTGCAAACTCATCAAATTCATAAACTCTCTGCATCTGAACAAGTTGACGCTTTACGACTCCTAGAAATGCAGCGTCACGCCTTACTCATGTTTACCAGTTGTGGTTGGTTTTTTGAAGAAATTTCCCGCCCTGAAGGTACCCAAATTCTTCGTTATGCGGCGCGTGCTTTGGAATTAGCGGGGGATGTAGCTGGATTACAGCTAGAAAAATCATTTATTAAACGTCTTGCCCTAGCACCCAGTAATATCGAGAGTTTTGGTAACGCTGCTGAAGTCTACCACCAACTGGTGTTAACAGCACAAGTCAGTTTCCGTCAGGTTGCCGGACATTATGCGATCGCGTCTTTGTTCAATGGGCATCATTCCGCCACTGATAACCAAAAACATGTCTATTGCTACACTGCCACTGAGCAAGATTACCACCTCGAAAGGATGGGATCTTTAACCCTCGCGGTTGGACATTTAACCCTAGTGTCAGAAATTACTTGGGAAAAAGAAGACTTGGTTTTTGCAGTCCTCCATTTAGGTGGTTGGGACTTCCACTGCTGCATCCAACCCTTTGAAGGCAGACGCAGCTACAGCCAAATTCGAGAACAGTTATTTACAGCACTCCAACAGGCAAGTGCAGCACATGTCATCGTCGTGATGACACAGCTATTTGGAGAGCAATCCTTTAGTCTCCAAAATCTCTTTGCTGAAGAACGTCATCGGTTGATGCGACTTCTGAGTCAAGAAACATTAACAAGACTTGATCAACTTTATACCCAAACATATCGGGATAATTACGGAATTATTATGGCATTCCATCGTGACGGACTAGCAGCCCCCCAAGAGTTGCAAGTGGCAGCCGAGATTGCCCTCGGACAAAGATGTATGGCGATATTAAAAGCTTTAGAGCAAGAGATCACAGAACCTGTTGCCAGTGGGAATCATCTCTCAGAATTAGAAGCATTAGCCACCGAGGCTAAACATTTACAATGCAAAATTGATACAAGTATCATCAAAAAAATCTTCGAGCAATTGATCATGCGATCGCTTTGGCAATTATTGCATGATTCCCACGATGATTTAGCAGCAGATATTAAGCGCCTCGAACGTCTTATTTCAGTCGGACATCAACTAAACTTAGGAGTCACCTTAGAACGATCCCAAGAACTGTACTTTCATCATCTCCATCATCGTATTCTGCCAGAATGCGCTCATGCAGTCACCCATCAGCAAGATACATCTAAATATCAACAGCTTTTACAGATGGGACAAACATTAGCAGTTGATGTGACCCCTTGGTTAAATAAATTAACACTCAGTAAATAA
- the cax gene encoding calcium/proton exchanger — protein sequence MSVKNIIFLVLLLFIPVSLAAHFLEWGELVVFITAALAILPLAGWMGTATEEIAVVLGPAMGGLLNATFGNATELIIALVALRAGLVSVVKASITGSIIGNLLLVMGLSMLLGGIRYKEQTFQPIVARVNAASMNLAVIAILLPTAMNYTSQGIDEVTIQRLSVAVAVVLIIVYALTLVFSMKTHAYLYDVGVAETEDEDPETPQHKPNVWLWSGILLVCTLLVAVESEMLVDSLEVATSQLGLTALFTGVILVPIIGNAAEHATAVTVAMKNKMDLSVSVAVGSSMQIALFVAPVLVIAGWIFGQPMDLDFNPFELVAVTVSVLIANTISSDGKSNWLEGTLLLAAYIVLGFAFYFHPVIA from the coding sequence ATGTCAGTAAAGAATATTATATTTCTCGTACTATTGCTGTTTATTCCGGTTTCTTTAGCCGCGCATTTCCTGGAATGGGGAGAATTGGTAGTTTTCATCACCGCAGCATTGGCAATTCTGCCATTAGCGGGTTGGATGGGTACCGCTACAGAGGAAATTGCTGTGGTACTAGGTCCAGCAATGGGGGGTTTATTAAATGCTACATTTGGTAACGCCACAGAGTTAATTATTGCCTTGGTTGCTTTGCGGGCAGGATTGGTAAGTGTAGTTAAGGCTAGTATCACAGGTTCAATTATTGGCAACCTATTACTAGTGATGGGTTTGTCGATGCTACTGGGGGGAATTCGCTACAAAGAACAAACCTTCCAACCGATTGTAGCCCGTGTCAATGCCGCATCAATGAATTTGGCTGTGATTGCAATTTTGCTACCAACGGCAATGAATTATACTTCTCAAGGTATTGATGAGGTGACGATTCAACGGCTTTCTGTGGCGGTTGCCGTGGTATTAATTATTGTCTATGCTTTGACTCTAGTGTTTTCGATGAAAACCCACGCTTACTTATATGATGTTGGGGTTGCAGAAACTGAAGATGAAGACCCGGAGACTCCCCAACATAAACCTAATGTTTGGCTATGGTCTGGGATACTTTTGGTATGTACGCTGCTGGTGGCTGTGGAATCGGAAATGCTGGTGGATTCTTTGGAAGTTGCCACGTCCCAATTGGGTTTAACTGCATTATTCACAGGTGTGATTCTCGTTCCCATCATTGGTAATGCTGCTGAACATGCGACTGCTGTAACTGTGGCAATGAAAAATAAGATGGATTTGTCGGTTTCGGTGGCAGTGGGATCAAGTATGCAAATTGCCCTATTTGTCGCACCAGTTTTGGTGATTGCCGGGTGGATTTTTGGACAACCAATGGATTTAGATTTTAATCCCTTTGAATTGGTGGCTGTAACCGTATCGGTTTTAATTGCCAATACTATCAGTTCTGATGGTAAATCTAATTGGTTGGAAGGAACTCTGTTATTGGCAGCTTATATTGTGCTGGGTTTTGCTTTCTACTTCCACCCTGTAATCGCTTAA